aattccaaaagttctagtttcataaaatcaagaatacttccaagattgcaagtttactttcaagttttctaaacccattccaagtaatcatccaagatcaagaaacctttgttacttacagtaggttatctttataatacaaggtaataatcatattcaaactttaattcaatttctataactataacaatcttatttcgagtgaaaatcttacttgaaattgttttcgtgtcatgattctgcttcaagaactttcaagccatccaaggatcctttgaagctagatctatttttctcatttctagtaggtttatccaaggaacttgaagtagtaatgatgttcacaacatcattcgattcatacatataaagctatcttattcgaatgtttaaacttgtaatcactagaacacagtttagttaattctaaacttgttcgcaaataaaagttaatccttctaaattgacttttaaaatcaactatacacatgttctatatctatatgatatgctaacttaatgatttaaaacctggaaacacgaaaaacaccgtaaaaccggatttacgccgtcgtagtaacaccgcaggctgttttgggttagttaattaaaaactatgataaactttgatttaaaagttgttattctgggaaaataatttttattatgaacatgaaactatatccaaaaattatggttaaactcaaagtggaagtatgttttctaaaatggtcatctagacatcgttctttcgacggaaatgactacctttacaaaaacgacttgtaacttatttttccgactataaacctatactttttctgtttagattcataaaatagagttcaatatgaaaccatagcaatttgattcactcaaaacggatttaaaatgaagaagttatgggtaaaacaagattggataatttttctcattttagctacgtgaaaattggtaacaaatctattccaaccataacttaatcaacttgtattgtatattatgtaatcttgagataccatagacacgtatacaatgtttcgacctatcatgtcgacacatctatatatatttcggaacaaccatagacactctatatgtgaatgttggagttagctatacagggttgatgttgattccaaaatatatatagtttgagttgtgataaatactgagatacgtatacactgggtcgtggattgattcaagataatatttatcgatttatttctgtacatctaactgtggacaactagttgtacgttactaacgaggacagctgacttaataaacttaaaacatcaaaatatattaaaagtgttgtaaatatattttgaacatactttgatatatatgtatatattgttataggttcgtgaatcaaccagtggccaagtcttacttctcgacgaagtaaaaatctgtgaaagtgagctatagtcccacttttaaaatcgaatatttttgggatgagaatacatgcaggttttataaatgatttacaaaatagacacaagtacgtgaaactacattctatggttgaattatcaaaatcgaatatgcccctttttattaagtctggcaatctaagaattagggaacagacaccctaattgacgcgaatcctaaagatagatctattgggcctaacaaaccccatccaaagtaccggatactttagtacttcgaaatttatatcatatccgaagggtgtcccggaatgatggggatattcttatataagcaacttgttaatgtcggttaccaggtgttcaccatatgaataatttttatctctatgtatgggatgtatattgaaatatgaaatcttgtggtctattgttacgatttgatatatataggttaaacctataactcaccaacatttttgttgacgtttaaagcatgtttattctcaggtgaatactaagagcttccgctgttgcatactaaaataaggacaagatttggagtccatgtttgtatgatattgtgtaaaaactgcattcaagaaactgatttcgatgtaacatatttgtattgtaaaccattatgtaatggtcgtgtgtaaacaggatattttagattatcattatttgataatctacgtaaagctttttaaacctttatttatgaaataaaggttatggtttgttttaaaaatgaatgcagtctttgaaaaacgtctcatatagaggtcaaaacctcgcaacgaaatcaattaatatggaacgtttttaatcaataagaacgggatatttcagcttataggagcttgagcttatgattttaataagctccaagtcataagcttcgtttggtagacaaaaaaagtatagcttatgaaaatcataagttctgaaaaaataagctacttgtagtagcttatgggtgtgtttggcgcgtagcttattggagcttatagaagcttattggagcttgagcttatgattttaataagcttcaagtcataagctttgtttggtagacaaaaaaagtagagcttataaaaatcataagctcttaaaaaataagctacttctagtagtttatgaaaaaaaaaaaaagtatagctTATGAACtgtaaaataagctccagctagtataccaaacacttataaaaaataataagctcgagctaccagctttaaaaataagctccagctccaactaTAAGCTCCAAGCTTCAAGAAGCTTGTTGGCTAAACACACCCTAATGGAAAAAAAGTAAACAATGGGTGTGTTTGGCGtgtagcttattggagcttatgaaagcttatgggagcttgagcttatgattttaataaactccaagtcataagcttcgtttggtagtaaaaaaaagtagagcttgtgaaaatcataagctctgaaaaaagaagctacttgtagtagcttatgaaaaaaagtagagcttatgaactgaaaaataagctccagctagtttaccaaacatttataaaaaataataagctccagctaccagcttaaaaaacaagctccagctccagctactttcgtccaaacacacccgATATAGTTTTAGAAAAACTTGCTAAAAATAGTCGGGAGTAAAACAATTGAAGACGTCTTCACGTGCTTCATTTTCATTTGTGTACAAACTACATAGGTCTCGACTCTCGAGCGTATTTTCCCCAAATTCAAAATCCACAAAGGAGGGAAAACCCAAAAAACAAAAAGATACTGTAAAAAAGTTCCCAATCCTTCTAACTCCTTGATGCCTCAAGACCCAATCTGACAAGTTTTCTTCAAATTACTCTACAATTCAACAGCAAATCTCAAATCTCAAAGCTTCAATTCCGTGTAATTCGTACAGATCTAACGCATAAATGGCTGAAACCCTAAGCCCTAGGCGTACAGCAGCCCTTAAACAAAGAGCACCCGTCCTATCACCGGAACGGCCTTTATTTCTCGGTTCAAACGATGACAAAATGGAGCGTGCTCAAGCACGCGCCGCCCGTGCTGCAGCAATTCGTAGGAAACCTGTTGCGTCAAATCAAGCAACCGATGCTTCTACGACCAATCCTTGTCTAGGTCAAGAACAAATTATGGAATTGTTCCAGAATTGCATCAAATTAGCCAGTGAAAATGTATGTctatatacttataataaagtaTACTTGATTGAGATCTGAAATGGTTTATTGatttattactatttttttttttgttggattATAGAAAATTAATCAGAAGAATACGTGGGAGCTGAATTTGATAGACCATCTTTGTGATATTATTAAAGTTGAAGAAGAGAATGATGTCGAGACTAATTTTCAGAAGGTACGTTATTTGATTTGTTTATTGTTTGATTGAATTGCGGTGTATACTTTTGATTGTAATTTATATCTTTTTGTGTCGAATCGACTGTTGAATTATACTACTACAATTAGCTATGGCTTTACTAATTAAAGTTAACTGCACCGTTTATTATGGAGTAGCCTTTGACTAAGTTCCATCAATCTAGCTCATCAGCAAATAATTTGGTTAGAACCACATACACAGTTGTTACATACTGGGATACACATTAACATCACATAGCTTATTCTTACTGCAGGCAAGCTGCACCCTTGAAGCTGGAGTTAGAATATATTCAATGAGGGTTGATTCAGTCCATTCTGAGGCATATAAGGTTCTCGGAGGGATTAGTCGAGTTGCACAGGACTCCGAACAAGGTTTGTTCTAGTAGTTTTCTGATTATCTTGATTTCTAGATAATTTTTAGTTTTGGTTTTAtggttaaataaaaataaatagtcTAAGTAAACTTAGTTTAGTATAGATTAGGAAGAAGATAGCAGCTCAGATTGGTTTTTTATGTCTATCTGATATTTTGCTCTAATTCATAGTGCATAAAAGTGTAAAGTAGTAATGTTTTTATAGCACAATGTTATAACTTATCTTTTTTTATTCGTTGATATTAATTAGTATCACTATTTGGAGTCTCTTTCAAAAGCACTTATATCAACAAGTTTTATGTTAGTACCAGTTTGGGTTATGCTGTTATATAATCAGTAATGATTAACTTGGAATCATTTTATTGAAACAGACAATGCAGAGGAAGGAAACACTGACAACATACAAGTTGAAGGCACTTCGAGGAAGCAGAAAGAACAGAAGGTTTTTTCATTATATCATTTATAATGCTGATTAATTTGTGAAGTTTAAAGGTGGCAAAGTGGCTGGTTGGTTATCGGGTCAAAATGGGCTGTTTTTTTAGTGTAAGTAGGGTTGACCTGAAGCACTTTTATTAAAGAAAACTTAAAATCTTATACACGAAGTATGCTAGTGTGATATATGTTCTTAAGAATTATATTGTTACATAAGTTAACTACTTTTTAATAAATCGATTTACAAGATAGTATGCATTAAAAGACACTTTGGTCGACTTATGTTTTGTTCGATCGACTTCTCTACTTTTTACCAAATTTATTATATTAGACCTTTTAGTTATCAAAGATGAAACATAATCCATTTCGGTCACTCACAAGTAAGTGGGTCTAATTTGCCACATCTAGTGTAGTAGTTTAGATGAACTGATGAAATTTGGTTTGTGCAGTTGTCTCCTTTAACTACTTTGGAATCATCCTTTGAGGCTCTTAATGTGAAGAAGTTTGATGGTAGGGTTGTAAGTAACcaatatttatttgtatatatatttttagagtcTAACTCAAGGTATtgaatttatctatttattatctaGTTGCCTTTGCTGTGGATCCTCTATATCATCAGACAACTGCACAGTTTGATGAAGGCGGATCAAAAGGTCTCTTGTTGAATAACCTTGGAGTGTATGGTGGATGCCGAATGGTTTTTGACTCGCTTGAAGTCCCTGTGAAGTGCATGTCATTATCAAATGATCATGATAAAACAGATACAATTGATATTTCTTTTGCCAGAGGTTTGTTTCTTTCTCAGAGGTAGTGAAATGGGCAGATCAGATGGGTAAGGTAACAGGTCAAAGGAGGTACTTTTGCGTACAAGTTGAAATATGTACAATTAAGCCAAAACACCTGTGTCCAAAATCTTGATGTTATGTGTATATTCATGGTAGTGGTATGTGTGAGTACTTGCATTTCGAAACaaaaagatatttttttttttttttttacaattatttTGAGATAATGATTCTTGAGATTTCACTTTGGGTGCTGTTAGCGTCTGGCCTGTTACTCATTTGATCTGATAGAAATAAAACATTACCCAAAACACTCACTCACAAGTAAATGGCTCGAAATTGCCACCTTTATGTTGAGGaatactttttttttatataaattattttttCACTGTAGACTCCATTGAACAAATGGTATCAAACTTCTCAAAGAAACTTGAAATCACACCAACTCTCAAGCATATAGTCAATATGTTTGATGAAGATAATAAAAGACCAGCAGATACCTTTTCTTCCTGCCAAACGTCTGTTGAACCAGATTGTGAAGCTCATGATGACAACGAATTCAATGGTGATGGACACGATAACTCAGAAAACTTTGACTTCATTAATGACAATCAAACAAGTCTGAATGACGAGGGCACCTATGAGGGAGAAGATGAGCTCTTTATTCCGGTTCATCATGAGGTGCTTGATTATTCTACCTAGAGGTGGCTAAATGGGCGGGTTGGGCTGGGTAAGGGGTGAAATTGGGTACTTTATGATAAAGTTCAAAAAGCACTTTGTTGTTAaaaatattatatacacatatacatattaaCATGAACAGTCAATCAGTATGTaaattaaaattacaaaatatttaacattttaaaaaaaaaacactagtTCTTTTTCATGAAGAGGATATGATTTTGGACTTTGGGATACTTTTTGAGCCTGTTGGTCCAATTATTTTTGAGGAGATCTATGTTTTTTTACATTATACTTGTTGGATTTGTTATAGATGAAACATAACCTGTATCAACCTGTAAGTAAGTGGGTCAAAGTTCCCCTTTTCTCTATATGGAACTTTTTCTAGTGTTGAAGGAACCTACTGATATAGAGTTTATTTGCAGGATAACGAGCCATACGTTTCTCATGATGGTGATGTAGATGACAAATCCCCGAACGTTGACAGTTTTCTCTTCCTGAGCCTTGGTTTAACTGGAAAACAAAATGCCTGGGCAGGACCTGATCATTGGAAGTATAGGAAGACTAAAGGTAGCTTTCATTGCTAGAACTAATAGGCAAATGGGTCGGTTCAGTAACAGAGCAAAACGGGCGGGTTGGTTTGGCTGACCCAAAACATATATTCAAAAACTTTGGAATATTAATTATCATATAGTATAAAATCTGTTTCTTTTTAAGCTATTTCTTTCAAATTTTACATGTTGGAGATTAAACTGAACCTGAGTGTTGTATATATAGTCTCTTTTGCAGCTCCAGAAGATCCTGAAAAGGAAAGTGGGTCACCATTAATCCCTAAAAAACAGAGGAATAAGAAACAAGCTGAACCCGATATAGAATTTTTGAAAGCTTTGGAGTTGGACACTGACATGGGTAACATTTTTGCTCCTCCTAAAAATGCTAAAACATTATTGTTGCCTGCGAATAGAGAACCCTGTAACACAACACTTCCCGAAGATTGCCATTATCAACCAGAGGATCTCGTGAAGCTATTTCTTCTTCCAAATATTCTGGTGAGGATTCAATTATTTTAAGTATAATCACTTGTTTTTAATGCTTAGACCATAACTCTTTAATGGTGATTTGTTCATCTGTGTAGTGTCTTGGGAAGAAAGGAAGGAGGTGTTCCGGTAAGTTGACTTCTTCAATACCATTTTTGTTACTGATATCGTTGAATGAACAGTAATCCTAGTTTAACAATAAGATTATTATTCGAGCTTTATgtatgatatatagatatatatataagatataagatagtTGATGTATCTCTTTGTCAGATGAACCTACTCATGAAGAACAAGGGAATAATGAAACATATGCATCTTGGGATGATGAAGGTGGTCAATTTGATGACGGAAATGCTTATAGTGATGTTGAGGACTCAACTACACTTGTTTCTCAACCCAGACAGGTTTGTTCTGGACTAAATATGGTCTGAATGATACAACCTAATCGAGTGGCTGGCCAATTAAATCGTCTTTTTTTGGT
The window above is part of the Rutidosis leptorrhynchoides isolate AG116_Rl617_1_P2 chromosome 1, CSIRO_AGI_Rlap_v1, whole genome shotgun sequence genome. Proteins encoded here:
- the LOC139853955 gene encoding condensin complex subunit 2-like — protein: MAETLSPRRTAALKQRAPVLSPERPLFLGSNDDKMERAQARAARAAAIRRKPVASNQATDASTTNPCLGQEQIMELFQNCIKLASENKINQKNTWELNLIDHLCDIIKVEEENDVETNFQKASCTLEAGVRIYSMRVDSVHSEAYKVLGGISRVAQDSEQDNAEEGNTDNIQVEGTSRKQKEQKLSPLTTLESSFEALNVKKFDVAFAVDPLYHQTTAQFDEGGSKGLLLNNLGVYGGCRMVFDSLEVPVKCMSLSNDHDKTDTIDISFARDSIEQMVSNFSKKLEITPTLKHIVNMFDEDNKRPADTFSSCQTSVEPDCEAHDDNEFNGDGHDNSENFDFINDNQTSLNDEGTYEGEDELFIPVHHEDNEPYVSHDGDVDDKSPNVDSFLFLSLGLTGKQNAWAGPDHWKYRKTKVSFAAPEDPEKESGSPLIPKKQRNKKQAEPDIEFLKALELDTDMGNIFAPPKNAKTLLLPANREPCNTTLPEDCHYQPEDLVKLFLLPNILCLGKKGRRCSDEPTHEEQGNNETYASWDDEGGQFDDGNAYSDVEDSTTLVSQPRQVNKIEVEYDKTSKQVDVQALKETLWSSMQETQETKTLSFKDLLTSFPGDKKPAAASLDMISPHLCFICVLHLANEHGLRIVGCVDLDDLTINLP